The DNA window GACCTTCGGAAGGTGCTCACAGACCTCCACGCCTTTCACTGCGGTCTTGATGCTCGGGTAGTACGAGCCGGCGACCTTCTTCTTCGGGTCGCCGAGCGCCTTGGGATCGAAGGTATCGATCTGCGACATACCACCGCCGAGCCAGATCGAGATCACGTGCTCGGCCTTGCCCTTGAGCAGGGGGGCGGAAGAGTCGGCGGCGAAGCTGAGTTTTGAAGCCGCGGCAGCCGCGGCGGCGGAAGCGAGGAATTGTCGGCGGTTGAGCATGATTGCACTTCGATAAAAGCTTCTTCATCCCCTCTCCCCTGTACTCGGGGGAGAGGGTCAGGGTGAGGGGCCGAACGTCGGGCGTCGTTCCGTTGTAAAGCTCTTGAACTTTGAGAGTTGGAGGATGAACGTTCAACGTTCAGCTTCCAACTCTCATCCGCCGTAGATCTTCGACTGGCGGCGACACCTCACGTTCGGCCCCTCACCCCAGCCCTCTCCCCCGACTACAGGGGAGAGGGAGCAAGGACTACGGCATCCACACAAACTCCCGGTTGTTCACCAGGGTCCAGACCACGTCTTCGTACGTTTCACGCCACTGCTTCTGCAGCCGGGGGTCGGCCGGCGGGCCGGTGCGGGCACGCTGTTCCATCTCCACCTTGATCACATTGGCTTCCGACACCAGGTGGTTCGACCACGTCACCCGCGACAGAGGCGGCGGGGGCTCGGGCATCTTGATCGCCGACGCCGGCGTCAATCGCGTGGAGAATCCTTCCGACAGTGCTTCCACCAGCGGCGCTTTCTCCGCCGCCGTCGGCTGGCGACCCAGCACCCGTAGGAACAACGCTTCGGCGAGCGTCTCCGGCGATTCGGCCTTCACCGCCAGCTCGGCGATGCCGCTGCCCATCGCGGCCCGCGTCGTCCAGACCGACACGATGCTGTTGGCCAGCACGCCGGGCTGAAGGACGTTCGGATCGGTCTCGCGATCGGTCCGCGGGCTCTGCCGCGATCCGGTCCAGCCGAAGGCTTCGAGCACGTCGGTGACCGCCTGTGCCCGCGGCAGGCTCAGGCTCGGCCGATCACGCTCGTTCGACAGGCTCGCGAACTCCCACGCCCGCTTCGGATAGCCGAGCGAGATCATCGTGTTCGCAGGCCGGCGGGCGTCGGGGTCGAAGGTGATTTCCTCGGTTTCGATCGGCTGTCCGCTGACGGCAAACAGCGAATCGACCACCTGCTCGGCGGTCAGCCGTCGGCGCTCGGGGGCGTTGAAGAATCGCTTCTCGGGGACCGCTGTCAGGTTGTGCCCGGTCGACTGCCGCTGATACGCCTGCGACGTCATGATCGTCCGCTGCAGTTGCCGCAGGTCGTAACCGCCGGCGACGAACTCGCGGGCGAGCCATTCGAGCATGTCGGGATGGCTGGCGGCGTGGCCTTCCCAATCGTGGGCGGGCTCGACGATGCCCGCGCCCATCAGCTTCCGCCAGATGCGGTTGGCGATGACCTGGGCGAACCGCTTGTTCTGCGGCGTGGTGATCAGTGCCGCCAGCCGCTCGCGCGTGTCGGTCGGCTTGATCATCATCGCGTCGAGCGATTCGTCGTCGGTCCGGCCGGTGGCTGCGGCGAACGGCCAGATCGGCTTGATCGGTTCACCCGGCTTGAGCGTCACCTTGATGAGCGACTCGCGGGCTTTCTTTTCAAAGAATGCCGCCGGCACGGTGCTGCTCTTGGGGACCGACACCGTCTTGCGCTCGAACATGGCCGCCAGAGCGTACAGGTCCTGCTGCTTGGTGCTGTGGTAGGGGGAATCGTGGCAGCGGGCGCACTGCAGTTCGATGCCCAGGAAAGCCTCGCCGATGATGTGCCCCTTGGCAGCGAATGGCGCATCGTTGTCGGCCGCCAGGCCGAAGCCGGCGGCGCCGCCTTCACGCTCGCTGCCGCGGAGCAGGATCAGCTCCGTCACCATGCGGTCCATCGGTTTGTTGTCGGTGAGTGACTCGTGCAGAAACCACCGGAAAGGCCCGGTGTTGTTCAGGCTCGGCTTGAGCATGTTCGGGTTTTCGGCCAGCACGTCCTGCCAGTAGCTCACCCAGTGGTCGGCCCAGCGCGGGTCGGCGAGCAGCTTATCAATCGCCTTGGCTCGTTTGTCGGAAGATCCGTCGGTCAGGAACGCCCGGAGCTCGGCTTCCGTCGGCGGCACGCCGACCGTGTCGAAGTACGCCCGGCGAAGGAACGCCGCATCGTCCACCACCGGCGGAACCGCCACCTGTTCCGGCGAGATCGGCGGGGCGGGCCACGCGGCGCCGTTCTTGATCCAGGCTTCCAGCGTTGCGACCTGCTTCTCGGTCAGGCCCTTGCCCTGCGGGGGCATGCGGACGTCTTCTTCCTTGCTCTTGATGCGCGCGATCAATTCGCTCGCCGATACGTCACCCGGCACGACCGCAGGCTTCTCCGATTCACCGGCCTTGAGCGCCGCCTCGCGGGTGTTCAGCCGCAAGCCGCCTTTCTCCTTCTCGCCATGGCAGCGGAAGCACTGCTCGTTCAGCAGCGGCAGCACCTCGGCGTGGAACTGCTTGGTCTGCGGGGTGACCGCCGACGACTCGGCAATCGCGCGATCGATCTTGGCCTTGATGAACCCGTCGATCGGGTGCCCGCCGGCGGCGGGCGTGGGGCCGGGGTTCTGCTTCGCCCAGGCCGTCGCCGCCTCGTGCCGCTTCTGCCAGAAGGCATCCATCGTGGCTGCGGCAGTGCAGCGGGTGACTTCATCGACGACTTCCAGCGACTTCTCCGCAGCCGCCAATCGGTCCTCCACCGCGGCATCGGTCAGCGGGATCGGCGACTGATCGACCGCCGACGACGACAGCAGGCTGTACGCCTTGCCGTCGGGAGACAGCACGGCGACCAGCGCCTCGCCGGGCTCGGCACGGAACTTCTCCCCGCCGACGATCGTTTCCAAGATGATCCGGCACTTACCGTCCGGCGGCACGATGGCATCGCCGAACGATTCCTGCATCTCGTAGCCGACCGCCCGCACGCCCGGCAGCGGCGGTTGCGGAATCGGGCTCACCGGCTGGTGCCCGTCGGTGGAGCCGGAAATCGTCTTGTTACGGACAACAACCTGCCCGTTGACCCAGAGCCGGGCCAAACCGCGCGTGCGAATGACGAACTTGCGCTCGCCGGGCGTCAGCGTGACATCCGCCGCAAGGCGGGCCAGCACCGGCGCGTCCCAGCTGTCGCGAACGCCCCAGGCGTCGTATCGGAACGG is part of the Humisphaera borealis genome and encodes:
- a CDS encoding DUF1553 domain-containing protein is translated as MRLTSLAIHVVAVAALFGGQSFAAPVARWEFGQEETTKLTAVGGVHRDVPGRRPPEFPDADANNLAVKFDGGGARFVMEDPGANSPFDFTNGDAITIEAWVKLDDFKAGENFYIIGKGRTGAANFPRDNQNWAMRIRESGGKACINFLFASKPAAGVAKSDAHWHRWTSNTGFSRNTGWHHVAVSYKFGEPKTIKGWIDGNALPGKWDMGGETTDAPVVDEDAIWIGASQGGTANSFRGLLDGIAIHREVLADSVMKSRFKRVGGEVVAKPAPEIMPEVGPIPAGKVLATFHEGLAAHNRWLNVDEKVPPETARWAANETLLHRLPFRYDAWGVRDSWDAPVLARLAADVTLTPGERKFVIRTRGLARLWVNGQVVVRNKTISGSTDGHQPVSPIPQPPLPGVRAVGYEMQESFGDAIVPPDGKCRIILETIVGGEKFRAEPGEALVAVLSPDGKAYSLLSSSAVDQSPIPLTDAAVEDRLAAAEKSLEVVDEVTRCTAAATMDAFWQKRHEAATAWAKQNPGPTPAAGGHPIDGFIKAKIDRAIAESSAVTPQTKQFHAEVLPLLNEQCFRCHGEKEKGGLRLNTREAALKAGESEKPAVVPGDVSASELIARIKSKEEDVRMPPQGKGLTEKQVATLEAWIKNGAAWPAPPISPEQVAVPPVVDDAAFLRRAYFDTVGVPPTEAELRAFLTDGSSDKRAKAIDKLLADPRWADHWVSYWQDVLAENPNMLKPSLNNTGPFRWFLHESLTDNKPMDRMVTELILLRGSEREGGAAGFGLAADNDAPFAAKGHIIGEAFLGIELQCARCHDSPYHSTKQQDLYALAAMFERKTVSVPKSSTVPAAFFEKKARESLIKVTLKPGEPIKPIWPFAAATGRTDDESLDAMMIKPTDTRERLAALITTPQNKRFAQVIANRIWRKLMGAGIVEPAHDWEGHAASHPDMLEWLAREFVAGGYDLRQLQRTIMTSQAYQRQSTGHNLTAVPEKRFFNAPERRRLTAEQVVDSLFAVSGQPIETEEITFDPDARRPANTMISLGYPKRAWEFASLSNERDRPSLSLPRAQAVTDVLEAFGWTGSRQSPRTDRETDPNVLQPGVLANSIVSVWTTRAAMGSGIAELAVKAESPETLAEALFLRVLGRQPTAAEKAPLVEALSEGFSTRLTPASAIKMPEPPPPLSRVTWSNHLVSEANVIKVEMEQRARTGPPADPRLQKQWRETYEDVVWTLVNNREFVWMP